In the Cydia splendana chromosome 2, ilCydSple1.2, whole genome shotgun sequence genome, one interval contains:
- the LOC134804752 gene encoding transcription activator GAGA-like isoform X1 produces MDQQFSLSWNNFHGNLTKGFAGLLGNGEFVDVTIAVDGHLLQAHKVILSICSPYFKKMFQVNPCQHPIIVLRDVTHKAMRDLLQFMYNGEVSVKREDLTSFLGTAEVLQIKGLTNKETDEEDNEREQNLSKHDNELPSSTPEPEPCPTESFENTRSEDTSQNDVQDIFKQQQFIDKLQRLSSLKRKSEEFLQKNYYTDVLNVEKRPKTKEKQNIHLHSNNYDNIRNMYDVPVDATTPFSTHITRTIKDVNDKYKESESALDLKTECDDSDIIVTDPAICNDPKNYDGSLEGQKDLSMGLDYHSPQDNCPSLNSLFIDLKNLVNGKVANNTLRTNPHEDYPSHRSEHRLVTIPQKEDGKKKYPQRSCRLCWKIGKRRDTRFMCSACELPFCKSPCFEIHFNDILKVSQFQGDYYAP; encoded by the exons ATGGATCAACAATTCTCATTGTCTTGGAACAACTTTCATGGAAACCTAACAAAAGGATTCGCCGGCTTATTAGGAAACGGTGAATTTGTCGATGTAACTATTGCGGTAGACGGCCATTTACTACAGGCTCACAAAGTAATTTTATCGATATGTTCGCCTTACTTCAAGAAGATGTTCCAAGTAAATCCGTGTCAACATCCAATTA TTGTCTTGAGAGATGTTACACACAAAGCCATGAGGGATCTGTTACAATTTATGTACAATGGAGAAGTCAGCGTAAAGCGAGAAGATCTCACTAGCTTTTTAGGCACAGCAGAAGTTTTGCAAATCAAAGGATTGACCAATAAAGAG ACTGATGAAGAAGACAATGAGAGAGAACAAAATTTATCTAAACATGATAATGAATTACCAAGCTCCACTCCTGAGCCCGAACCATGCCCTACAGAATCTTTTGAAAACACTAGAAGTGAGGACACTTCCCAAAATGATGTGCAGGATATTTTTAAACAACAGCAATTTATAGATAAACTTCAGAGGCTAAGCAGTTTAAAAAGGAAATCTGAAGAGTTTCTTCAAAAAAATTACTACACAGATGTGCTTAATGTAGAGAAGAGACCCAAAACTAAGGAAAAACAAAACATTCATCTACATTCTAATAACTATGATAATATAAGAAATATGTATGATGTACCAGTAGATGCCACAACACCCTTCAGCACACATATAACCAGAACAATAAAAGATGTCAATGACAAATATAAGGAATCTGAAAGTGCACTAGATCTAAAAACTGAATGTGATGACAGTGACATCATAGTCACTGACCCAGCTATTTGCAATGATCCAAAGAATTATGATGGATCTCTGGAAGGACAAAAGGATTTATCAATGGGACTAGATTACCACTCTCCGCAAGATA ATTGTCCCAGTCTGAACTCACTATTCATCGATCTAAAAAACTTAGTAAATGGTAAAGTGGCTAACAACACGTTGAGAACTAACCCACATGAAGATTACCCGAGCCACAGATCAGAACATCGACTGGTAACCATACCACAAAAAGAAGATGGCAAAAAGAAGTACCCCCAGAGATCTTGCAGACTATGCTGGAAAATCGGAAAAAGGCGTGATACCAGATTTATGTGTAGTGCCTGTGAACTACCATTTTGTAAATC